In Scheffersomyces stipitis CBS 6054 chromosome 8, complete sequence, one DNA window encodes the following:
- a CDS encoding predicted protein has product MNSPPIALSVRTLPHASRPLGLLHPPVEAPPIIPGSSAAVPMEIVSTDPEPMPEGCNDIEVVSDHELFDTPERSGTFPCPTPSISTRSSMDVLLYQEEFPDPSAYMDMVVIVSDDLSSYHNSEIEDTSDTLPSSYFYCADCGYLHSSTSSSIIISGSSIQVPSILFHNRLILNSRPVLDNSNHLTEL; this is encoded by the exons atgaa CCTGCCTCCAATTGCATTACTG GTACGAACTCTTCCTCATGCTTCTCGTCCTcttggtcttcttcatcctccGGTTGAGGCACCTCCCATTATCCCTGGATCCTCAGCGGCTGTGCCCATGGAAATCGTTTCTACGGATCCTGAGCCTATGCCTGAAGGTTGCAATGACATAGAAGTGGTCTCTGATCATGAATTGTTTGATACTCCTGAGCGTTCTGGTACCTTTCCATGTCCCACACCTCTGATCTCCACACGCTCCTCCATGGACGTTCTTCTATATCAGGAAGAATTTCCAGATCCGTCCGCGTATATGGACATGGTGGTGATTGTTTCGGATGATCTCTCTTCTTATCACAACTCGGAAATTGAGGACACCTCCGACACTCTTCCGTCGTCTTACTTCTACTGTGCAGACTGTGGTTACCTCCActcctccacctcctcctctATCATTATCTCGGGTAGTTCAATCCAAGTCCCCTCAATCCTCTTCCATAATAGGCTAATATTGAATCTGAGGCCAGTCTTAGACAATCTGAACCACCTCACTGAACTTTGA